A single region of the Melopsittacus undulatus isolate bMelUnd1 chromosome 10, bMelUnd1.mat.Z, whole genome shotgun sequence genome encodes:
- the MANBAL gene encoding protein MANBAL — translation MAAELDFSPPEIPEPTFMENVLRYGLFFGAIFQLICVLAIILPVSKSHKTDSESFEPKNSETVKKPKATAPQISKKPKKETKKKR, via the exons ATGGCTGCTGAGCTGGATTTCTCCCCGCCCGAAATCCCTGAGCCCACGTTTATGGAGAATGTGCTACGCTATGGACTCTTCTTTGGAGCCATTTTCCAGCTTATCTGTGTGCTGGCCATAATCCTGCCAGTGTCCAAATCCCATAAGACA GACTCTGAGAGTTTTGAGCCCAAGAATTCAGAGACAGTGAAGAAGCCAAAGGCGACTGCTCCACAGATAAGCAAGAAACCTAAGAAGGAAACCAAAAAGAAACGATAA